Proteins from one Oscillatoria sp. FACHB-1407 genomic window:
- a CDS encoding GH116 family glycosyl hydrolase, with protein MTKQPSLPNIPSCAWKRSIGLGWSHPYTVRYASNLDDGPWHGAPLGGFGAGCLGRSHRGDFNLWHIDGGEHLFQSMPACQFSVFEQAEGQSARAYALCTEAPEDGSLNSWQWYPAEVNGSETGTYYALYPRSWFAYRNAFEASLTCEQFSPIWAHNYQETSYPVAVFVWTAHNPSDRPITLSILLTWQNMVGWFTNALKSPEVKVRDDGSPVYEYQPRLGESQGNFNQWVTEAGIAGCVLDRVGQSETPMEGEGQWAIALAHSSADAVFYHTRWNPLGDGAEIWETFAADGSLPNCNDPTAADSDQVGAAIAIRFTLAPGETRQIPVVLSWDLPVTEFAEGINYFRRYTDFFGRTGRNAWAIARTALENYQAWQQQIQTWQAPILSREDLPDWFKMALFNELYDLTDGGTLWSAATELDPVGQFAVLECIDYRWYESLDVRLYGSFGLLMLFPELDKAVLRAFARAIPTADTRTRLIGYYFTQGVESPLALRKALDATPHDLGAPNEHVWEKTNYTSYQDCNLWKDLGSDFVLQVYRDFVLTGSTDTSFLQECWSAIAATLHYLKTFDLDGDGIPENSGAPDQTFDDWRLQGISAYCGGLWIAALEAAIAIARHLETQATVDLEPSLTATITTFEQWLIQSRSVYHKTLWNGQYYQLDSGSGSDVVMADQLCGQFYARLLKLPDVVPEGCDRIALKTVYDSCFVNFNQFIARQKATTSPTAHVWLGAANGVRLDGSPLNPNDTHPLEIWTGINFGIAAFLLQVGMRDEAFQLTEAVVHQIYQNGLQFRTPEAITAFGTFRASHYLRAMAIWAIYGVLTGFEGRG; from the coding sequence ATGACAAAACAACCCTCTCTTCCCAACATTCCCTCTTGTGCCTGGAAACGCTCTATTGGTCTAGGTTGGAGCCATCCCTATACGGTTCGGTATGCCAGCAATTTAGATGATGGTCCCTGGCATGGTGCGCCGCTGGGTGGTTTTGGTGCAGGTTGCCTGGGGCGATCGCACCGGGGTGACTTTAACCTCTGGCACATCGACGGAGGAGAGCACCTGTTTCAATCTATGCCAGCGTGTCAGTTCAGTGTGTTTGAACAGGCGGAGGGGCAGTCTGCTCGTGCCTATGCCCTGTGCACAGAAGCCCCTGAAGATGGCAGCTTAAACTCGTGGCAGTGGTACCCCGCAGAGGTAAATGGCTCTGAGACGGGAACCTATTACGCTTTGTATCCCCGCAGTTGGTTTGCCTACCGCAACGCCTTTGAGGCATCGCTGACCTGTGAGCAGTTTTCACCGATCTGGGCGCATAACTATCAGGAAACGAGCTACCCCGTAGCGGTGTTTGTCTGGACGGCACATAACCCCAGCGATCGCCCTATCACTCTAAGCATTTTGCTGACCTGGCAGAATATGGTGGGTTGGTTCACCAATGCGCTGAAATCGCCAGAGGTCAAGGTGCGCGATGATGGTAGCCCCGTCTATGAGTATCAACCCCGGTTGGGAGAGAGTCAGGGCAACTTTAACCAGTGGGTCACGGAAGCAGGCATTGCAGGCTGTGTTTTAGATCGGGTGGGACAGTCTGAAACGCCGATGGAAGGAGAAGGACAGTGGGCGATCGCTCTGGCACACTCTTCTGCTGACGCGGTGTTTTATCACACTCGCTGGAATCCGCTTGGGGATGGAGCAGAAATCTGGGAAACCTTCGCCGCAGACGGTTCCCTGCCGAACTGTAACGATCCAACTGCGGCAGACAGTGATCAGGTTGGAGCGGCGATTGCCATTCGCTTTACCCTGGCTCCGGGGGAAACCCGCCAGATTCCCGTGGTTCTGAGTTGGGATCTGCCTGTAACCGAGTTCGCTGAGGGCATCAACTATTTTCGCCGCTACACCGATTTTTTTGGACGGACGGGACGCAACGCCTGGGCGATCGCTCGCACGGCTCTGGAAAACTATCAAGCGTGGCAACAGCAGATCCAGACCTGGCAAGCTCCGATTCTGAGTCGAGAGGATTTGCCAGACTGGTTCAAGATGGCACTGTTCAATGAGTTGTATGACCTGACGGATGGCGGTACGCTCTGGTCTGCTGCGACAGAACTCGATCCGGTTGGTCAGTTCGCCGTGTTGGAGTGTATTGACTATCGCTGGTACGAAAGCCTGGATGTGCGGCTCTATGGCTCGTTTGGGCTGTTGATGCTGTTTCCTGAATTGGATAAGGCGGTGCTCCGCGCCTTTGCCAGAGCCATTCCCACCGCAGACACTCGCACTCGTCTGATTGGTTACTACTTCACACAGGGAGTCGAAAGCCCCCTGGCTCTCCGCAAAGCCCTCGACGCGACCCCCCACGACCTCGGTGCACCCAATGAGCACGTCTGGGAAAAGACCAACTACACCAGTTATCAGGACTGCAACCTCTGGAAAGACTTAGGCTCTGATTTTGTGTTGCAGGTCTATCGCGATTTTGTCTTAACGGGTAGCACCGATACTTCATTTTTGCAGGAGTGTTGGTCAGCGATCGCTGCTACCTTGCATTACCTCAAGACGTTTGACCTGGATGGCGATGGCATCCCCGAAAACTCTGGCGCACCGGATCAGACCTTTGATGACTGGCGACTCCAGGGCATCAGTGCCTATTGTGGCGGCTTGTGGATTGCGGCTCTAGAGGCAGCGATCGCCATTGCTCGTCATCTGGAAACCCAGGCAACGGTTGACCTGGAACCCTCCCTGACTGCAACCATAACGACCTTTGAGCAGTGGCTCATCCAATCGCGTTCTGTCTATCACAAGACCTTGTGGAACGGGCAATACTACCAACTCGATAGCGGCAGTGGTTCGGATGTGGTGATGGCAGACCAACTCTGCGGTCAGTTCTATGCCCGCTTGCTGAAGCTGCCGGATGTGGTGCCAGAAGGGTGCGATCGCATTGCCCTAAAAACGGTGTACGACTCCTGTTTCGTCAACTTTAACCAGTTCATCGCCCGCCAAAAGGCGACAACCTCCCCAACCGCCCATGTTTGGTTGGGCGCGGCAAATGGAGTCCGGTTGGATGGCTCTCCCTTAAATCCGAATGACACCCATCCGTTGGAGATCTGGACGGGCATTAACTTCGGTATCGCTGCCTTCCTGCTCCAGGTCGGGATGCGCGATGAAGCCTTTCAACTCACCGAGGCTGTGGTTCACCAAATTTATCAGAATGGGTTGCAGTTTCGTACGCCTGAAGCCATCACCGCCTTTGGCACCTTTCGCGCCAGTCATTACCTGCGAGCGATGGCAATCTGGGCAATCTACGGTGTGTTAACGGGGTTTGAAGGAAGAGGATGA